One stretch of Tribolium castaneum strain GA2 chromosome 5, icTriCast1.1, whole genome shotgun sequence DNA includes these proteins:
- the LOC655887 gene encoding ankyrin-1, with product MMECLNELLMHAIIQNDLKCLKCYLKRGVNINKICSTGMTLLGVAAETGNLSIVKTLIDYSNCSSIDFSIKTELNTKPNLLLDLNNPEPKYKNIGYFVVRKDVEEPDFGEGPTPEGMEALEWDMEVNTETTEVEKEPPEMNIYQWYANILNQSSLVLKSPDNDIARLDSHGKNVLHYAVRSGNMELVKYLVETFNEISVNQSDAASVSPLHIAVFKCHLPLVRYLVDKGASVNCACRERQTPLHVAAQHGYVEIMQVLIENEADINVFDMKERSPLSLAVLGSREAAVELLIKNGARLNQEDAAGFTPLRRAVWNDSTPIAMMLLNAGARVVQSHYLLHAAARSNNPEMVKALHEAGALLNIRDDQGNTPLMVACSRKNLTVARYLLKNGANVNAVNNINGMTALHICVQDIREKRSLENLIDLLVSYDADMNATSYQGSVLFYSIILENLHGADALVRHGVDVNLRDERAYFDNLSLAKRHGNLELVKLIVYAGFRLSNMAFDLNSLRNQPDDPVHDFLVYVKSTPLQLKEICRIKIRGCLGRHLLSKITKLPLPVWLQRYLALEIL from the exons ATGATGGAATGTTTAAACGAATTGTTGATGCATGCCATCATTCAGAACGACTTAAAATGCCTCAAGTGCTACTTAAAGAGAG GTGTAAACATCAACAAAATCTGTTCAACTGGAATGACCCTCCTGGGAGTTGCAGCTGAGACAGGCAATCTCTCAATAGTCAAAACACTAATTGACTATTCCAATTGCTCCAGTATTGATTTCAGTATAAAAACTGAGCTAAACACAAAACCAAACCTATTACTAGATTTAAATAACCCGGAACCAAAGTACAAAAACATCGGATATTTTGTGGTGCGCAAGGACGTGGAGGAGCCCGATTTTGGCGAGGGCCCCACCCCCGAGGGCATGGAAGCCCTGGAATGGGACATGGAAGTGAACACAGAAACCACAGAGGTTGAGAAAGAGCCCCCAGAAATGAACATCTACCAGTGGTACGCCAACATTTTGAATCAGAGCTCTTTGGTCTTGAAATCGCCGGATAACGATATTGCGCGCCTTGACAGCCACGGCAAAAACGTCTTGCATTACGCCGTGAGGTCAG GTAATATGGAACTAGTCAAATATTTAGTCGAGACCTTCAACGAAATCAGCGTGAATCAAAGCGACGCCGCCTCCGTGAGCCCCCTTCACATCGCCGTGTTCAAGTGCCACCTGCCGCTGGTGCGCTACCTGGTGGACAAGGGGGCTTCCGTGAACTGCGCGTGTCGCGAGCGTCAGACGCCCCTGCACGTGGCCGCCCAGCATGGCTACGTCGAAATCATGCAAGTTTTAATCGAAAATGAAGCCGATATCAACGTTTTTGATATGAAAGAGCGGTCACCGCTCTCGCTGGCTGTGCTGGGCTCTAGGGAAGCTGCAGTGgaattgttgataaaaaacGGGGCCAGACTTAATCAGGAGGATGCGGCTGGATTTACGCCCTTGCGAAGAGCGGTCTGGAATGATTCCACACCGATCGCGATGATGTTACTTAACGCTGGAGCGAGAGTTGTGCAGTcacattatttattacatgCCGCTGCGAGGAGTAATAATCCGGAGATGGTCAAGGCGTTGCATGAAGCTGGGGCGCTTTTGAATATCAGGGATGATCAAGGGAATACGCCCTTGATGGTGGCGTGCTCGAGGAAGAATTTGACGGTGGCGAGATATCTACTCAAAAATG gTGCTAACGTAAACGCCGTAAACAACATCAACGGTATGACGGCCCTCCACATCTGCGTGCAAGATATCCGCGAAAAGCGAAGTCTGGAGAACTTAATCGACCTTTTGGTCTCCTACGACGCCGACATGAACGCAACAAGTTATCAGGGAAGTGTTCTCTtctattcaattattttagaaaaccTCCATGGAGCCGATGCCTTAGTGCGGCACGGAGTCGACGTCAATTTACGCGACGAACGCGCTTATTTCGATAATTTAAGTCTTGCGAAAAGACACGGAAACCTCGAATTGGTCAAATTGATAGTTTACGCTGGTTTTCGCCTATCTAACATGGCCTTTGATTTGAATTCGTTGCGGAATCAACCCGACGATCCCGTACacgattttttggtttacGTCAAAAGCACACCTTTACAATTGAAGGAAATATGCAGGATAAAAATCAGAGGCTGTCTCGGGCGACATCTTCTGAGCAAAATCACCAAGCTGCCGTTGCCCGTGTGGCTACAGCGGTACTTGGCTTTAGAAATATTGTGA